The region ATATAAAAACTATAAATTGCTTTTAAACGTTTTACAAAAGTTACTATTAAACTTTTAAGGGTATGAAAAATTTATTAGTGCTAATTCAACTTTTAATTGCTGTCCCGCTTTTTTCGCAGAGTATATCGAAACTCGACAGTACTCTTTGGCATAATAACTATAGTAAAGCGTTGGAAATTGCGAAAGTTGAAAATCATCCTATTCTAATTGTTTTTAGTGGATCAGATTGGTGCAAACCCTGTATAAAGTTAAGGGAGCAAATACTAGTGAAACCCGAATTCTCAAACTGGGCCAAGAATAATGTTGTATGCGTTACTGCTGATTTTCCAAAGCAAAAAAAAAATTTGTTAAGTCAATCACAACAAAAACAGAATGATGCATTAGCTGAGAAATTTAACACTAAAGGAGTTTTCCCCTTGGTTGTTGTACTTAACGCCAACGAAAAGGTTCTTGGTTTTAAAACCTTTGAGGATGTAACACCTGAGCAATTTACGAAAGAACTAATGGAATTAATAAACAAAAAATAATTATGAAGAAGATTATTTTCTTACTTACAGTTATACTTATATCAGTAAGTGTAAGTTTTAGTCAAAACACCGATGGCTCCGTTACTTTTACAGTAACCACAGTTTCGGAAGGAGGCCAATATGCTCCTAAAAATATAGTTGCTATCTGGATTAAAAATTCATCTGGCACTTTTATCCGTTCAATGAAAGTTATGGCCGCCACAAGAATTCAGTACCTTTATCAATGGAAAGCATCTTCAAACCTTAATAAAACTGATGCAATAACAGGCGCAACCCTAACAAGTCACCAAACACATACCATTACATGGAACTGCAAGGATTTAAGTGGAAATATTGTTCCCGATGGTGATTATCAATTTTGGATTGAATATACCGATAAGGATGCCCAAGGGCCATATACAAACTATACTTTCGCGAAAGGCACCTCTCCGGTATCGACTAATTTTACAAACCAAACTTATTTTGTTAATGCATCTATAAACTACACTCCAAATACTACAGGTATTATAAGCCCAAAACAAATAAACGCCAATGTTTATAGAGAATCTAATACAAATACAAACACATACATATTCGAAATACCCACAGCAAAAGCGGAGAATGTTCTTTTCAGAATCTTCAATATATCAGGACAAGTTGTACACGAAACTCAGAAGTATTCGGATAATGGAGAAATTCGCAGATTAATATGGAATAAACCAAACTCCTTAAATGGTATTTATATTTATCAGATTGAAAGTGGTGATAAAATATTCAGCGGAAAATTTCATTAACAATCTCTCGCTATGAGATTTAGTTTGTTATTACTTCTTTTCATACCTCAATTAGTGTTTTCCCAGTTGAAACACCGAACTGAGATTATACTGCTAATGGGCTCTCGATTCGAAATCACACCATTTGCAACTACTAATATTTTAGTTGAAGCATCAATAGACTCTGCTGTTGCCGAAATAAGGCGAATTGAAAGTGTAATTTCTGAATGGCAAACCAATAGCGAAATTAGCCTTGTTAATAAAAATGCAGGCATTAAACCCATAAAAGTTTCAAACGAACTATTTGGATTGGTAAAACGCAGTAAAAAGGTCTCCGACCTTACCAATGGGGCATTCGACATTAGCTGGGCTGCAGCCCGCAACCTTTGGAAGTTTGATGGATCTATGAAATCGCTTCCTGAAAAAGCTACGCTGGATTCACTCGCAAAACTTATAAACTATAACAATATCATTCTCAATGATTCAGCCCAAACCATTTTTCTAAAAAACAAAGGAATGGCGATAGGTACAGGAGCCATTGGGAAAGGATATGCCGCCAACCGGGCTAAAATCGTTATGCAAAAGATGGGTGTTGCTAACGGAATTGTTATTGCTGGTGGCGATCTGATAACCTGGGGAAGTCCATCGGAAGGAAAGAGTTGGCCAATTGGCATTGCCGATCCTAAAGACCCCAACAAATCGGTTGCGTGGTTCGAAATTGGTGAAGCAGCGGTGGTTACATCGGGCGATTATGAGCACTTTGCTGTAATCGACGGAAAAAGATACGGACACATACTCGATCCTCGCACCTGTTTCCCTGTTGAAGGTTTGCACAGCGTAACAATTATTTGTCCTGATGCTGAGATTGCCGACGCTTTAGCCACCTCAGTTTTTGTTCTGGGCAAGGAGAAAGGCCTTTCGTTAGTAAATCAACTTAAAGGAGTTGAGTGCGTAATAATTGATTTGGATGGTAATTTTCACTCATCAAAAGGCATCAACTTGAATAAATATCAGGTTGGACAACCTCAGAATGAAAATGCTTTTACCATTGGAAATAATAGGCAGAAAAAGTAATTGAACTAAAATATACTGGTATGGTTATCAATCCTAGAATATTTAAAAAACTTCTGTTGATTCTGGCAGCGAGCTTACTATTTACATCGTGTGTCGCAGTTAAAGGATATCAAAAGGCCTACCTAAACGATGAAGATATGAAGTTAAGTTCACTTCGACTTGAGGCTTACGATAACTCCATTGAATCTTACCGCGAAGGGGCAAGCGGTGCTAACGGGGGAAAGACTGGTGGTGGATGCGGTTGCAATTAACGGGTTTGATTATTCTAATTTCTAAGTATATGAGGAAGTCTTTGATTCTACTGCTAACGCTAATGAGCAATATGGTTTTTGCTCAAACAACCTCATTTAAGGTATTAACAGAAAAAGAGGTTAACTTCCTGTTCGATTACTACGAGCAAAATGGCGACCATAGCCCGGTTACAGGAGGCGTTGGAACTGAAAAGCTCAACTGTGCAGCACCATTAACCAACATAAATATTCCGTTCGATACAATTCACAACATCTCAGTTAATGTTGGGGTTGACTACTACAGTTCAGCATCATCGAACAGAATCGACCGATTTGTCAGCAGCGCTAGCTCAAGGTTTCTTTCCTCGGCTTCAAGCAACGATTTAAGAACACATTTCGATATTTCTTACTCGCGCAATAATCCCCTTAAATTCTCAAGCAAAAGTTTTATGGTTGGGTTTAGCAACGAGTTCGATGTTAACTCGTACTCGACAGGCATACACTATACCAAGTCCGATGCAAATGAAAACAGACAGTTTGGAATTGGAGCAAATGTTTTCTACGATGTTTGGAAGTTGATTTATCCGGGCGAAATACGCGATGGAGCAACCTACCGATTTGGAAACGACGAGGAGGATTACGACACCGATCATCGGTTAACATCAACATTAACGCTTTCATACGCTCAGGTTGTTACAAAAAAACTACAATGGTTTATTACCACCGATATTGTTTACCAAAAAGGGATACTGAACACCCCATTTCATCGGGTTTACTTTGACGATGGACTTACAGTTGCCAATCCTGGCACCAACGATTTGCTTATTACCAAAACAATGTTCGTGGAAAAACTGCCTAGATCTAGGTTTAAGTTACCCATCGGATTTAGGCTAAATTACTACCTCAACGATTACATTATTACCCGATTTTTCTACCGTTACTACTACGATGATTTCGGAGTAACTGCACACTCCCTCAGCGTTGAGTTGCCAATTAAGGTCACACCTTGGCTAATGGTTTACCCATTGTACAGGTACCACACTCAAACCGCGTCCAAGTATTTTGCTCCGTACGGAGAGCATCCGTTAGATGCAGCGTACCAACCTACAGAAACATACTACACAAGCGACTACGACCTATCTGGCTTTAGCAACAATAAATTTGGAGGAGGTTTCCGAATTAGTCCTACGTATGGGTTAAAAAGATGGAATTTTGCACAGAAATTAAATCTCACCTTCAAAAGCATCGAAGGTAGATATGCTCACTACAAAAGAAGCGATGGGCTAACTGCTAATACCTTTAGCTTTGCGCTAAGTTTCGTATTTTAGCGCTATAGTTTCATATGTTTTCTGAGGTACTCTGAGGTAAAGCCACAGTTCGATTTGATTATTTGCTCGGGAGTTCCAGTGCACACAATTGTTCCACCAGCACCGCCTCCTTCGGGGCCTAAGTCGATAATATAATCGGCAACCTTTATTACATCAAGATTGTGCTCGATTACAATAACGGTATTCCCTTTCTCGACTAGTTTGTTTAACACATCCAGCAGAACGCGAACATCCTCGAAATGGAGTCCTGTTGTAGGCTCATCCAGAATGTAAAGGGTTTTGCCTGTATCGCGCTTTGCAAGTTCTGTTGAAAGTTTCACACGCTGGGCTTCGCCACCCGATAATGTTGTTGATGCCTGCCCCAGTGTAATATACCCCAAACCAACATCCTGCAATGTTTTTATTTTCTGGAAGATTTGAGGGATGCTCTCGAAGAACTCAACGGCCTGATTTATGGTCATATCGAGCACTTCGCTTATATTTTTACCTTTAAACTTAACCTCCAATGTTTCGCGGTTGTAACGGCGGCCATAGCAATCGGGACACTTCACGTACACATCGGGAAGGAAATTCATTTCGATAGTTTGCAACCCTGCGCCCTTACAGGTTTCACATCGTCCTCCTTTAACATTGAAAGAGAATCGTCCAGCCTTATAACCACGAATCTTGGCATCGGGAGTTAACTCGAATAGTTTTCGAATATCGGTAAATACGCCAGTATAAGTTGCAGGATTGGAGCGTGGAGTGCGTCCAATGGGCGATTGGTCAACCTCAACAACCTTGTCGATATTTTCGATACCCTCAATTTTATCAAAATCGAGTGGTTGCTTATAGGAATTGTACACATAGCGGCTAAGCAAAGGCTGTAGCGTTTCGTTGATTAGTGTTGATTTTCCGCTACCCGATACTCCTGTAACGCAAATCATCATTCCCAATGGAAACTCAACATCTACATTCTTAAGATTGTTGCCCTTTGCTCCTATTAATTTAAGAGACTTTCCGTTTCCTTTCCTTCTTTCCTTTGGCACCTCAATGGATAATGCTCCATTCAGATATTTGGCCGTTAAAGTATCGGTACCCATCAACTCGGCAGGAGTTCCTTTTGCAACAACTTTTCCGCCGTGTCTTCCAGCCTTTGGGCCAATATCAACAACATAATCGGCCGAAAGAATCATCTCCTCGTCGTGCTCCACCACAATTACTGAGTTTCCTGTATCGCGAAGTTTCTTTAGCGAATCAATAAGCTTGATATTATCGCGCTGATGCAACCCAATGCTAGGCTCATCGAGAATATATAAGACATTTACCAGTTTAGAGCCAATTTGCGTAGCAAGCCGAATACGCTGACTCTCCCCACCAGAAAGTGTTACAGAACCTCGGCTTAACGATAGATAACTTAATCCAACATCGAGCAAGAAGCGGACACGCTCACGAATCTCCTTTAAAATCTCGGTTGCAATGGCACGCTTACGCTTATCCATTCTATCCTCGAGCCCTTGCAGCCACTCCCAAAGATTCTCAATATCCATAGCAGATACATCGGCAATACTCTTACCATCAATCCTGAACCAAAGCGATTCGTCCCTCAACCTCGAACCCTTACAATGTGGACAGGTAACCTGACGGATAAATTGGTTAGCCCACTTCTCCCCTTTTCCAGAGAGTTCTTCGTTGGTTTGGTGGTTCTGAATAAAACTAACCACACCCTCAAAACTCAAGAAGTAACTTGATGTTAATCCAAGGTTCGGATGTTTCAGTTTGAACTGTTCCTCGGAGCCATTCAGTATCACGTTCAACGCCTCCTCTGGAATCGATTCAATTGGGTCGTTTATGGAAAACTCGTATTTCGATGCAATGGCCTCAATCTGCCAGAATATCAAGGAACTTTTATATGGTCCAAGCGGCTGAATTCCGCCTTTCTTAATGCTTAACTTAGGATCTGGAATAATCTTCTCAATATCAACCTCGGTTACATAGCCCAAACCATTGCAATGGTTACAAGCACCCTTAGGGGAGTTGAACGAGAAAGTGTATGGCTCTGGTTCATCGTACGAAATTCCAGTGGTTGGACACATAAGATTTCGGCTATAATAACGCGATTGGCCACTTTCCATATCGAGTACCATTATAATACCCTTTCCAATTGACATTGCGGTATTTACTGACTGTGAAACTCGTTTTCTATCGGACTCGTCAACCACAATTTTGTCCACAACCAACTCTATATGTTGAGTTTTGTAACGGTCGAGCTTCATTGCAGGGCGCATCTCGGTTATCTCGCCATTAATCCTAGCGTACAGATACCCCTTACGGCGCAGTTGCTCGAATAACTCCTTATAATGTCCCTTGCGCCCCCTTACAACAGGCGCAAGAATGCTTGTTTTCTTCCCTTTAAAATTCTCAATAATAATATTTACAATTTGGTCGTCGGTATA is a window of Tenuifilaceae bacterium CYCD DNA encoding:
- the apbE gene encoding FAD:protein FMN transferase; translation: MGSRFEITPFATTNILVEASIDSAVAEIRRIESVISEWQTNSEISLVNKNAGIKPIKVSNELFGLVKRSKKVSDLTNGAFDISWAAARNLWKFDGSMKSLPEKATLDSLAKLINYNNIILNDSAQTIFLKNKGMAIGTGAIGKGYAANRAKIVMQKMGVANGIVIAGGDLITWGSPSEGKSWPIGIADPKDPNKSVAWFEIGEAAVVTSGDYEHFAVIDGKRYGHILDPRTCFPVEGLHSVTIICPDAEIADALATSVFVLGKEKGLSLVNQLKGVECVIIDLDGNFHSSKGINLNKYQVGQPQNENAFTIGNNRQKK
- a CDS encoding UvrABC system protein A, which codes for MEILKGEAEEIVVEGARVHNLKNLDITIPRNKLTVITGLSGSGKSSLAFDTIYAEGQRRYIETMSAYARQFLGSLERPDVDKISGLSPVISIEQKTTSHNPRSTVGTTTEIYDFLRLLYARASTAYSYNTGEEMVRYTDDQIVNIIIENFKGKKTSILAPVVRGRKGHYKELFEQLRRKGYLYARINGEITEMRPAMKLDRYKTQHIELVVDKIVVDESDRKRVSQSVNTAMSIGKGIIMVLDMESGQSRYYSRNLMCPTTGISYDEPEPYTFSFNSPKGACNHCNGLGYVTEVDIEKIIPDPKLSIKKGGIQPLGPYKSSLIFWQIEAIASKYEFSINDPIESIPEEALNVILNGSEEQFKLKHPNLGLTSSYFLSFEGVVSFIQNHQTNEELSGKGEKWANQFIRQVTCPHCKGSRLRDESLWFRIDGKSIADVSAMDIENLWEWLQGLEDRMDKRKRAIATEILKEIRERVRFLLDVGLSYLSLSRGSVTLSGGESQRIRLATQIGSKLVNVLYILDEPSIGLHQRDNIKLIDSLKKLRDTGNSVIVVEHDEEMILSADYVVDIGPKAGRHGGKVVAKGTPAELMGTDTLTAKYLNGALSIEVPKERRKGNGKSLKLIGAKGNNLKNVDVEFPLGMMICVTGVSGSGKSTLINETLQPLLSRYVYNSYKQPLDFDKIEGIENIDKVVEVDQSPIGRTPRSNPATYTGVFTDIRKLFELTPDAKIRGYKAGRFSFNVKGGRCETCKGAGLQTIEMNFLPDVYVKCPDCYGRRYNRETLEVKFKGKNISEVLDMTINQAVEFFESIPQIFQKIKTLQDVGLGYITLGQASTTLSGGEAQRVKLSTELAKRDTGKTLYILDEPTTGLHFEDVRVLLDVLNKLVEKGNTVIVIEHNLDVIKVADYIIDLGPEGGGAGGTIVCTGTPEQIIKSNCGFTSEYLRKHMKL